From Kaistella polysaccharea:
TATAGATTCCAAGGTTTCTCTTACGGCATTTATAGAACTGGTGGACGAAAATGATTCTGACTTGTATCAGATCAAACTCAATCAACATCTAAATTCCGTAAAAAACCACATTAAACAATTGAGCGAAAAGGCGTACGATGATTATGACAAATCCTTGGATTTCGTGATGATGTTTATTCCGAGCGAACCCGCATATATTGCAGCCATGCAGGCAGAACCTGATTTATGGAATTTTGCCTACGAAAAAAGAATACTTCTCCTCAATCCAAGCAATTTAATCACATCCCTAAAACTGGTTTCTGACCTTTGGAAAAGGGAATATCAAAACAAAAATGCAATGGAAATTGCCGAACGTGGAGCTAAACTTTACGATAAATTCGTAGGGTTTGTAGACAATTTAGAAAAAGTTGGTAAAAATATCGATCAGGCGAAAATTGTTTATAATGAAGCCTTCAAGCAATTATCAACGGGCAACGACAATTTAATTACGCAGACTATTAAATTAAAGACTTTAGGAATTAAAAATAAAAAGAATTTACCTCAAAGCCTGGAAGAATCGGCAGAAAATTTACTGGATTTCTCTGATCCTTCTTAATTATTTTTCAAACATTATTATCATGCTCATCGAAAGTTTCCAAAACGACAAAATAAAATATATAGTACGATTACTTTCGGACAACCGTTTTCGTAAAAAAGAAGGCGTTTTTGCAGTCGAAGGAAAACAGGAGAATGAAAGAGCACTAAAGTTCGGATTCGAAAATAAGGAATTTTATATCTCGGAGAATATTTTTAAAGATTCCTTACCAACTGGAAACGTCCATTTGGTTTCGGATAAAGTTTATGATAAAATTGCGTATCGTGGAAGTTCGGAAGGAATAATCGGATTGTACAGAACACCGATTACTGAATTAAAGAATTTCAAACCCTCTGAAAATTCCGCTATTATTATTGTAGAAAGTGTAGAAAAGCCTGGAAATCTGGGTGCAATTCTGCGAAGTTGCGAAGCTTTCGGCATTGAAGCGTTAGTTATCACCGACTCAAAGGTTGACTTTTTTAATCCCAATGTGATCCGCTCGAGTGTAGGCTGTCTGTTCGGGATGAATATTTTCCAATCAGGGAACGAAGAAGTGGCGGAGTTTCTGAAAACAAATAGTTATAAAGTTTACACCACTTTAATGGATGAAAGTGCCGAAGCCATTCAAAGCCGAAATTTAAAAAACAAAAGTGCCGTAGTTTTTGGCACTGAACATTCTGGCTTAACGGATTTCTGGAAAGGGAAAGGTTTGAATACGATTATACCGATGTCTGGCAGTATTGATTCTCTAAATTTAAGTAATGCAGTCGCGATATGCGGGTACGAAATTTTACGACAAAAAATGGCATAAAAAAACCGCTTCTAAAAAGAAACGGTTAATTTTGTCAGCGAGTAGCTGATTATTTTTTTGCAGCGTCAGCAGCATCTTGAGCAGCACCAGCAGCAGCATCAGCAGCACCTGTAGCAGCAGCAGCAGCTCCTTTAGCAGCATCTTTAGCCATATCAGCAGCAGCGTCAGTAGTTGCAGAAGCAGCATCTTTAGCAGCATCAACAGTTACAGCAGCAGCAGAATCAACTACAGTTGCAGCAGAATCAGCAACCATTGCAGCAGAATCAGCAACCATTGCAGAAGCAGAATCGCTAGCGTTAGCAGTTTCTACAGTTTCAGTTTTGTTACAAGCAACTAGAGCTACAGCAGCGAAAGCAACTGCGAAAAATGATTTTTTCATAATAAATTAAATTTAATTGTTTTGTTTAAAGTTTGAGTTCATCTAATTGAACAGGGCAAAGATATAGCGAGAAATAAATTTGTTTTGGAAAATTAATTGTAATATATTTGTAAATCTGATTTACAAAATAACATTACTGAAAATCAATAAATTACACATCTTTAGCACTTGAGCGATTTAGATTTATTACACTTCGAACAGCTAAAAAATGAGGTTCAAACTCAATATTTAGAAAACCACACGCCTTCCTTTGATGATATTTCAAAGTGGAAAGGTATCGACATCATATATTTTCAGGAAGATTTACGTAAAATCGCTAAAGGAAACATCAGCGAGAAAACATTCTACACTTATTTTAAAAATTCGCCGGTCACCAAACTTCCGCGAATAGATATGCTGAATATTCTGTCTATTTATGCAGGTTACGTGTCATGGTATGACTTCAAGAAAAACCATCTTTTCGCAGATGAAATATTAAAAGATCTGGAAGATGAAGACGAAAATCTAGCAGAATTATTGGATCAAGACGTAAAAAATGCGGAACCAATTGCAGAGGAAGACAAATTTGCTGTACAAAAGCCGATAAGTATAGAAAAATCTCCCATTACCGAGTCTGATAATTCTAATTTACAAAAATCGACTACTGATAATCAAACTGTTAGTCAAAATTCGACTTCCTTCTCATCTTACGATACCTCCGAACAAAAATCGACTTTATCTCTTGTAAAAAAATATCTTTGGTTGGGTATTTCGGCTGTTTTGGCAATTTTAGTTGGTTTATTAGGTTTTAAGGATGAGCTTTTCAGTAAAAAGTTTTATTACAGTTTTATTGATGCGGATCGAAATTCAAAAATAAATGCCGAATTACAGGTTCAAATTCTGAAAGAAAACGAATCTCCTATCCTTTACACGGCAAAACCAAATGAACCTTTCGTTTATACGACCAAATCCAAAAACCTGACCATGGT
This genomic window contains:
- a CDS encoding TrmH family RNA methyltransferase; protein product: MLIESFQNDKIKYIVRLLSDNRFRKKEGVFAVEGKQENERALKFGFENKEFYISENIFKDSLPTGNVHLVSDKVYDKIAYRGSSEGIIGLYRTPITELKNFKPSENSAIIIVESVEKPGNLGAILRSCEAFGIEALVITDSKVDFFNPNVIRSSVGCLFGMNIFQSGNEEVAEFLKTNSYKVYTTLMDESAEAIQSRNLKNKSAVVFGTEHSGLTDFWKGKGLNTIIPMSGSIDSLNLSNAVAICGYEILRQKMA